From the Lactobacillus johnsonii genome, the window CAGTTGCAAGACGAGATGAAAATTGATCAAGTGAAACTTGTAATGGCGTTCTGCGCTCCTTAGTTTCATTCATTAAGGTAGCAATTTTACCAATTTCAGTATCCATACCAGTTGCTGTAACTAAAACATTTGCACGTCCATAAGTTACAAGAGAACTAGAATATACCATGTTTACACGATCAGCCAAAGGAACTTCTTTTTCAAAAGTCGTGTCTAATTTGTCAATATTAGTTGACTCACCTGTTAAGGAACTTTCATTTACCTGCAATGAAAAATTATCTAAAATTCTACCATCCGCAGTGACTAAATCCCCTGCTTCAAGTAAGAGTATATCGCCAGGAACAACATCTTTTGCGGCAATTTCTTGTTTCTTACCATCTCTTAAAACCTTAGCGGCAGGGGCAGATAGGGACTTCAAGGCTTCTAGCGACTTTTCCGCCTTAACATGTTGCACTGTTCCTAAAATAGCATTTAGAATCAAAACAACAATAATAACTGCTGTACTTTCTAAGTTACCAGTAAATGCAGAAATCACAGCTGCAACAATCAAAATAATAACCATTAGGTCTTTAAATTGTTCTAAAAAGACTTCTACAACACTTTTTTTCTTACCTTCTACTAAAGCATTGGGTCCTACTTGAGCTAATTTTTCTTGAGCAGCTTTACTAGTTAAACCTTGTTGTTCGTTAGCTCCAAGCTGTTTTAGAACTTCCTCTTTACTCTCACGATAATATGCTTTCACTTAAACCCTCCATCTAATAGGAAAACCAGACTTTGGTATAAAAAAAGAGACCATTGTCTGAACAAAAAAAGTTTAGCCAATAGTCTCACCATTTAAACTTACAGCGGAAAAATTAATTTCGTTTTGACGCCGTAAGTACACCCTTATGCCGGTTACTCCCTATATGTTGGTTATAAGTTTACCATGTTTTAATTAAGCTAGCAATAAAAAATTATTGACTTACCCACTGTGCACCACCCAAGTTATAGGCAGTTTTCCCGGGCATTTTCTTTACTGCAAAATAATTCCAAGCACTATCTTTACGTAATTTCTTCTCGGTTTTCTTTTCAAAAGCTGGATCGGTATAAACTTGAACATCATGTTCTAACTTGATTTTGCCAACTTGTGCTTTAGGAGCAAACTTATTGGAATTTTTTAAATTATCATAACTAATCCAAATATTAGGTTTTACATGATAAAAAAGTTGATTGTCTTTCATTTTAACTTGATCAACATAAACTTTTTTACCATTTTTCAAATACATATAACCTGAAATTGATTCACTGGGGTAAGCGGCTGCTTCATAGTATCTTTTAAAGACATTATTTTCATGTAAAATAGTGGCCAATTTAACTGGATAATCTGTCAATATTCCTGAAACATTTTCTTCTGGGCGGGAATACTTCTTCATTTGAGTTTCTGTATCAATGCCCCAGAGTAAATACTTTTTATTATGCTCACCTAAATAATCCGCAGCTTTCTTAGCATAAAAATTATTTGCATAATACTGCAGCATTGGTGATATTTTAAAATCACCAGCTAATTGAGTTAGTGGAATTTGTGGATCACTTTTATGAATTTTTAAAAGAGCTAGCTCTGAGAACGATTCTAACAACACCCGATTTTGTAAATGATATTTTTTGATTAAACTAAGTAGATTATTGATATCGTTATCACTATTATCTTTTGGTTCAATCATAAATTTTACGTTAGAACTTTGATAACGTTTAAAGACATCGACAAGACGATGAATGGACTCACCATTTTGATTTTCATATGTAATTAGGTCACGATAAGGTAAATTTGCAATGCTTTTATCGATCCCAAAAACTCTACTTAGGTTTTCATCATGGCTCACTACGAGAACATGATCAGCAGTTTGTTGTAAATCTAGTTCTAAATAGTCTACTTTTGCACATACTGCACGATCATATGCAACCCAACTATGCTCTGCAAACTTTCCTTGTTCATTATCTCCCCGGTGGGCTATATTTAAAAAACCGCAAGTAAAAGGAAAAATCAAAATAAAGAAACCAACCAAAATATATTTATTCATAATTCTCATTCTCTACTTGATATCTGTTAGAGTAATTTCTTGATATTGGCCGCGTTTTAGGTTAGCTGGTAGGACTAATTTTCCCATAGAAATTCGATCTAATTCTATTACTTTCATCCCGACTGCTCCAAACATTCGCTTAATTTGGTGATACTTTCCCTCTTGAATTTCAATCTCAATTTCTGATTGATCGGACTCTTTATCTTGCATCAAAATCTTTAATTCTGCTGGTTTTAGTTTTGTCCCATCACCTAATGTCATACCACTAGCAAAAACTTTAACTGTCTCTTCATCAGCTACTCCAGCAATTTTTGCCCGATATTTTTTAGTAACATGTTTATTAGGAGCTAGCAACTCATGGGCTAAAGCACCATCATTTGTTAACAATAATAAACCCGTTGTATCCTTATCCAGTCTACCTACTGGCGCTATATCTTTATAACGATCTTTAGGTTTAAGTAAAGAAAGAACAGTTTTTTGACTTTTATCTTCTGTTGCTGAAATAACACCTTTAGGTTTATTGAGAAGAAAATAATGGTATTGCTGATATGCCACTTTTTCTCCATCAACTGCTACTTGGTCTTCTTCTTTAACTTGCTCCTTGGGTGTCTTTACAACTTCTCCATTAACTGTCACAATCTTCTTTTTAATGAGATTATGAACTTCTTTACGTGAACCAACATTCATGTTAGCCAAATACTTATCAATTCTCATATATTTTGTCTTTCTAAAATAAAAAGCGCTAGCATTCTGCTAGCACTTTTTTATAACAAGTCTGCGTCTTCTTGAGCCTTATCATCCAAGAACTTTTGATTTGGATAAATTGGTGTAATCTCCATTCCATCAATTGCTCGCTGAATCATTCCTTCAGCATCAAGTCTATCTTCTAGCTTACGAGCTTCATCCAATTTTGGTTTAGTCTTTGGACGCGGTGGAGCAAAAATTGTACAGCAGTCTTCAAATGGTTCAATAGAAAGGTTGAATGTTCCGATTTGCTCAGCTAGCTTAATAATTTCAGTTTTATCCATTGTAGCCACTGGACGAAGAACCGGCGTTGAAGTCACATCATTAATTGCAACCATTGATTCTAGTGTTTGAGATGCCACTTGACCAACTGATTCACCGTTGAAGATTGCTAACCCACCCCGCATTGCACGAATACGATCTGCTAATTGCAACATAAAGCGGCGTTGAATGGTCATTAAGTAACCTTCTGGTAACTTTTCCTTAATTTGCTCTTGAATTTCAGTAAAAGGTACAGCAATAAAGTTAATCTTTCCAGAATAGTTAGCCAAAATTCCAGTTAACTCTTTTGCTTTAGCAAGTGCCTTTTCAGTAGTATATGGAGGACTAAAGAAGTGCACCATATCAATTTCAACTCCACGCTTCATTGCTAAGTAAGAAGCTACTGGAGAATCAATCCCACCTGATAGCATCATGACGGCCTTTCCAGCAGTTCCAACCGGCATACCACCTGCTCCATGAAGAAGTTGGTTTGAAATATAGATTGCGTCTTGACGAACTTCAATTCTTAAGACTAGGTCAGGCTTTTTCATTTGAACCTTTAAATTATCCATATTATCAAATAGGTAATCACCAATCATCATGTTTAATTGATTAGTGTCATATTCAAAATCATGGTCACTACGTCTAGTATTAACTTTAAATGTCATACCATCTTTAAAAGTTGCTTGCATCAATTCAAGGGATGCTTTTTTGATTGCATCAAGATTCTTATCAACTTTTATAGTTGGAGAATATGTTTGAATACCAAAAACAAGTTTTAAACGTTGATCAATTGTCTCAAATGGTGCACCATTTAAGACAATATGCATACGATCATGTTTAGGATGGATCTCAATTTCTGGAAAATCTTGCAAAGCTCTAGTTACATTACCAGCAAGTCTCCCAATAAAATCTTTTCGATTTTTTCCCTTAGTGGATAGTTCACCATAGCGAACCATTACTTCTGTATATTGCATAATTTCACCTTATTTCAAATGATTAATTTCAGCGAAGTGCTTATATATTTTATCAAAAACTGAAATAAATTGCTCAGCTTCTTCAATTGTATTACTTGGATCAAAACTTAGTCTAATTGCACCGGTAGCTAAATCATCATCTACCTTCATAGAATTCAAAGTGCCACTCTCTACACCACTTCTTGAAGAACATGCACTAGTGGTTGAAACATAGATATCTTCAGACTCAAGCGTATGAACTAAAGTTTCCCCGCGAATACCTTCTAATGAAAAACATAAAATACTTGGAACAAAATTATCGTTAATTGGTGAAAAAATATGAATTCCTGGTTTTCCATTTAGATAGGAAACTATTTTATTCTTAACTGCCAATTCTTGCTCAGCATTTTTCTTTTCATCAGCTAAATATAAACGCATGGCTTTAGCAGTTGCCGCAATTGCAGGTAAATTTTCAGTACTTGAACGTAAGGCCTTTTCTTGACCACCGCCATCAATTAACGGCTTAATCATTTTACCTTCTTTTTTATAAAGAATACCTACGCCACGAGGTGCATGAAATTTATGAGCTGATAGACTCATTAGGTCTACTCGATCAGTAAATACCTCATCCCAAACATCTTTTCCCAAAGCTTGAACATTATCAACATGAAAAGTAACGTTAGGATAATCTTCTAAAACTTTACTAATAGCTTTAATAGGTTGAATTGTACCAATCTCATTATTAACGCCCATAATTGAAACCAAAATTGTTTCTTTATCTAATGCTTCTTTTAAATCTTCAGGATTTACTTGTCCACTCTTATCAACTGGTAAAACAGTTATACGAAATCCCAAATTTTCTAAAGCACGTACTGAATTTGAAACTGCTGCATGTTCAACACTTGATGTAATAATATGGTTACCAAATTCTTTTTTAGCTAAAGCAGTACCTTTGATTGCCCAATTATCAGATTCACTTCCACTAGATGTGAAAAATATCTCATATGGCTTAACATTCAATAAATTAGCAATTTGTTTTCTAGAAGCTTCTAAAAGTTGATGAGATCGATCTCCCATTTTATGCAAACTTGAAGGATTTCCCCAGATATCCTTTGTTACTTTATCATATGTCTCTAAAGCTGCAGGATAGACAGCTGTTGTAGCACTATTATCAAAATAGATCAATTTTCTTTCTCCCCTAAAAAACGACCATAGAAGATGGTCGTTTGATAATCATATAAAATCTTAACTTAAAAATACTATTGCTTCAATCTTTTACTCTTCTTCGTCTGCTTCTTGCTCGCTATAGTATTCTTTTTCAATTCTTTGATAGCTTCCTGGCTCTACCTTTTCTAGCGCTGTCGCAATTACGTCCAACGCTTCTTTATACTCATATTTATTCTGATATAAATCATAAGCTTCTTTACGTGCGCGTTTAATTTCAGGATTTGAAAGATATTTATTTGAATATTGCATAGTCAATTCAACTAAATCAGCAGAATTTAAAATCTCATCTGCTTCTTTCTTTAAACGTTCAATATCTTCTTGAATCTGAATCAGTTCACTAGATATTTTTTCCATATTTATTCTAACTTGATTCAATTCATTATCTGTATGCTTAACTTCATTTAATACTAAAGTATACATCTGAATAAAACTTTCAGGCTTTCCGGGTAACTGACGCCGTTCAACTTTTCGATAAACTAAAGAAATTTCTTGCTTAAAATGGACTATAGAATCATTAGCAATTTTTTCTGCATCAAATAGCCCATCTATATCATTTGAGAGTTTTTTCTCAGTCTTTTCAATTTCTTTCAAATTATCTAACATAGTTAGCCATTTATTCTCAATTTGAGAGTAAACACCGTTACCATCAGCTAACTTTTGACAGTCAACATCAAAGTCAGAATTCATTCGGCTAACTTGACTTTTTAGTTGTCTAGCTTCAGCTAGCTCTCCATGTGTCAATTCATAACTTTGATCCACATGCTCTAACTTAGCTACAAGTTGATTAGATGCATTTCCAACATGGGAAAGAATTTGAACAATTTTATCTTGATTTTTATCAACAAATGGCCGAGCTTTAAATTCTTTTGTAAGAATGTCATATAAGCTATCAATTCGTGTACTTATTTCTTTATTATTCTTTTCAACCTTTTTAAGCTCTAATTTGGTAAGACTCTTTTTAGTACTATCAACTAGTTCTCTTAAGCTCTTGATTTCTTCTAGTACATCCACTTCAGTAATTTTGTACTTGTCTTTTATCATTTGACGGTAAGTATTGCTGAGTTCGTTAAGTTGATCGGGAAAAACATTTTTTAACTCTTGATCAAAGTTCTCTACCTTAGGAAGATCAGTCTTTAAAGTAGTAAGATTTGTATCGATTTTAACTAATACTTTCTTTGCTTCTTCATGATCTCCTTCACCAGATAAATTCTTTACAGTTTGAAAATCACTTTCTAAGGTTGCTAGATCTTCTTCAATCTGATCAATTGCATTCCCATAATTAAAAGATTGGGATAATATTTTTTTACGTAGTTGTTGGTAGTCTTTTGATAAAGCAGCATAGTGCTTTTGATTATCTCGATTTGCTTCGAGTAAATTAGTAAATACTTGCTTACTGTGTTCTACATTATCTTGATTAGTCTGTAATAATTCTGTTGCTTCTTTAATTAATTGGCGAGTTTTTATTAAATTAAATTTTGCATTAAGCCCAGCCGCTTGTTCAAGAAGATGCTTTAATTCTCCAACGTCCTTAGTATCAACCTTCTGGTATACTTTCTGCCATCTTTTAAAAGTTTCCAAACTTTTTCCGGCTAATTCCATTTTCTCTAAACGTTTAATATCTTCTTCAACGCTAATATCTTTCAATTCATCAGTTAGCGCATCTAATCCCGCAATCTGATGATTAAAATACTTATTAAGAATAACAACTGTAGCAATAACAGCAATTATAGCAATCAATATTACAATAATAAGAATAGATAACCCTGATGACATAATACCCTCCATATTTCATATTAATTATACCAGACTTCATCTTAATACCAGCTAGAAAATCTCTACTTTTACTTGCTTTAAAACATATTTCTTACTATAATAGTCTTCGTGTAAAATATTTGCAGCAATAAGTGACAAGAACGTCAACATCTTGAGGCGTTTAGTGAACGAGTAACCCGCGCTGCACTGGGCGAAACATGCAACTTGAGATGCACGAATGTTGAACTTATTTCTCATATTTTACTCCAAAAAATTATTATTTTTTATGGAGGATTTTTTATGTCAAGATATACTGGTCCAAGTTGGAAACGTTCAAGACGCTTAGGTATCTCACTTTCAGGTACTGGTAAGGAAATTAGCCGTCGTAACTACGCACCTGGTGATCATGGTCCTAACAACCGTGCAAAGGTTTCTGAATATGGTCAACAATTAAAAGAAAAGCAAAAGTTACGTTGGATGTTTGGTTTAAATGAACGTCAATTCCAAAACTTATTCATCCGTGCCGGCAAGATTCGTGAAGGTAAGCACGGTGTTAACTTTATGGCTTTACTTGAAAGACGTTTAGACAACATCGTTTACCGCTTAGGTTTAGCTTCAACTAGAGAACAAGCTAGACAACTTGTTAACCACGGTCACATCTTAGTAGATGGCAAGCGTGTTGACATTCCTTCATACGAAGTTAAAGTTGGTCAAGAAATCAGCTTAAGAGATAAGTCAAAGAACTTGCAACAAGTTAAGGACGCTTTAGATGCAGTTGTATCACGTCCACCATTTGTTTCATTTGACGACAGCAAGATGACTGGTACTTTAGTTCGTCTTCCAGAACGTGACGAAATGGAACCAGAAGTTGATGAAGCTCTTATCGTTGAATGGTACAACAAGAAGCTTTAATACTTACTGCTTCATTACAAAAAGTCTTTCCTCTTTTGGAAAGACTTTTTTGTTTTCTTCTTTTCCACTTGCTACACTAAGAATGTAATATTTTATTATAAAAAGGAAAAAGAAATATGACTGAAGATTTAAATACACGTCTTGAACATGCTGCTAAAGGCATTACTCCTCAAACTTGTCCCGATGAACGGAGAAGATATTTAGGTTCTTTACGTGAACGAGTTCTAGTAAGAATGACTGTAAAAGAAACCGATAACCCGGCCTTAGATACTTTGTTTTTAGACCATTTAAATGACTTTAAAAATTATACTATCTTAATCAATGGTAAAATGCCTCAAAATAAATTTATTAGTAAATTAATGAGTTTGTGTTCACAAAAAGATATTAAGTTCACTTTAATAAATGACGAAACTGCAAAAAACGAACCAGACTCCACTGGCGTTTTAGTAGTTTCAAAAACTGCTATTAATCATTATCGAATTGACATCAATCAAGTATATGCTCCAGAAGTGCCACATGAACAACTATCAAAACCAAAAAAAGAAAATTTCTGGGACAAATTATTTAGAAAAAAGGACTAATTATGCAACCTCTTGCTTATCGTATGCGCCCCAAAAACTTAGATGAAGTTGTTGGTCAAGAACATTTAGTAGGAAATAAGAAAATAATTAGACGAATGGTCGAAGCTAAACTTCTATCCTCAATGATTCTTTATGGACCTCCTGGTATCGGAAAAACTAGCATTGCCAGCGCAATCGCAGGTTCCACTAAATATGCATTTAGGAAACTTAATGCAGCAACTGACACAAAAAAAGATCTTCAAATCGTTGCTGAAGAAGGAAAAATGAGTGGAACTGTCATCTTACTTTTAGATGAAATACATCGTTTAGACAAAACAAAGCAAGACTTTCTATTACCTCTTTTAGAATCAGGGAATATTATTTTAATCGGTGCTACGACAGAAAATCCCTATATTTCCATCTCTCCCGCTATTCGATCCAGATGTCAGATTTTTGAATTACATCGTCTTAAAGAAATGGATATTTCGCACGCGATTGATCGTGCTCTTAAAGATTCCGAAACAGGATTAGGTAAATACAATGTAGAGTTAACAAAAGATGCGCGTAATCTCCTCATTGAAAAAGGAAATGGCGATTTAAGAGCAACCCTTAATGCATTAGAATTAGCAGTTCTATCAACAAAAGAAGAAAAACAGGAGAACGCTGATAATAAACTAGTAATTGATAAAGCTGAAATGCAAGATTCCATCCAATTTAAATCTCAAAATTATGATGCAAATGGTGATGGCCACTACGATTTATTATCTGCCTTTCAAAAATCAATTCGGGGTTCTGACACAGATGCAGCACTTTATTATCTAGGGAATCTCTGCGAATCTGGCGATTTAGTAGCAATCTGTAGACGATTATTGGTAATTGCCTATGAAGATATTGGACTCGCTAATCCCCCAGCCTGCAGTCGTGCAGTTAATGCAGTACAAGCCGCTCAAATAGTAGGTCTACCAGAAGCGCGAATTATTTTGTCAAATTCTGTCATTGAACTCTGCTTATCGCCCAAAAGTAATAGTGCAATTACTGCAATTGATGCCGCAATAGGTGACATTCGAAATAAGCAGAATGATCCTATCCCTGATAGTCTAAAGGACGCACACTACAAGGGAGCGGCTACCTTAAATCATGGTGTTTCTTATCTTTATCCCCATAACTTTCAAGGTGATTGGATTGCCCAGCAATACTTACCTAACAACCTAAAAAATGTCTCCTACTTTAATCCGAAGGGTAATTCTAAAGTTGAAGATGCATTAAAAAGACAATATCTGCGCCTAAAAAAAATGCAAAAAGACGGGCTGCAAAAGTAAATCCAATTTATTGACATTAATCATATCTTTGCTAGAATAGATAGTGATCTGAGTTGATCAACCTAATTACAAAGTTGACCGATCAAACTAAAGACGTTGGAATTTATGAATAACATCTGAATCGGAATACTAGCTTGTCCTAGGATCCATATTCACTGCGACATAGATTCAAATTTTGAACACTGCGGGTTCAACAAGCGTCATTATGTTGCAGTCAACTCAGATTTTATTGAAATTCAAGGAAGCGGCGTAAGCCGCTTTTTTTATTAAGTGAGGTTTAATAAGTGGTATTAAAAGTTCTAATGCTAATTTTTATTTTATTAGTGTTTATTACAGCTTGGTATTTAATTAGAAGTAAAAATAAAGGACAATTCATTATTTTCACTTTTATCGGAAATAAGAAAATTAATATGCTGTTCTCAATTACTAGTTTAGTGTTAATTTTAACTGGTTTTATTGGGATTATTATTTTATTTACCTTACCTAAAATATTTAATTTCATTACCTTAATTATTGCTGCAATGGCGCTTTCCATCTTTTCATTTACTTTCATGAATTTAAATGAATAGTTTTATTATTATTCTATTTAAATCAAATTTTGGTAAAATATTGATGGAGAGGTGATCAACATGTTAAAACAATACCAACATATCCAAGTTGCCGTAGATGGTTCAAAAGAAGCTGACGTTGCATTTAGCAAAGCTGTTGAAGTAGCTAAAAGAAACGGTGCTACTCTTGAAATTTTACACGTAGTAGATACTCGTGCATTTCAAGATGTTTCTAGCTTTGATTCAGCAATGGTTGAACAAGTATCTGAAGAGGCAAAAACCAAAATTGAAGAATATTATAACCGGGCTAAAGATGCTGGAGTTAAAGATGTTCACTATTCAATTGAATTTGGTTCTCCAAAGAATATCATTGCTCATGAGTTTCCAGAAGAACACAATATCGATTTAATAATTTTAGGTGCTACGGGTTTAAACGCCGTAGAAAGATTACTAATTGGTAGTATTACGGAGTATGTTACCCGTACTGCAGCTTGTGATGTTCTTGTAATTCGTCAACCAGCTGCACAAAACGAAGATATTAAGAAAAATAGAAAAAATTAAGAGCAAAAAAATACCTCATCAAAAATGATGAGGTATTTTTTTAGGCTGTATAATTTTTCCTGTTGATGAATATCTATGATATTCTTTTTTTACGTAAAAAAAGAGGCCATAGTCCTCTCTTACTTAAAATCCTTCTTCGACCAATTCAATTAAGTGTATGGAGATTTAAACTATGTCCTCTTTAAATGATTATATTAAATTTACTCTTGATATTGAAGATAAAAACATTATTTTTTCTGATTATTCAAATGAAAATATTAACAGTAAGATTTACAAAATATATTTAGCTGAGCTGATCCAGCCTACTTGTCCTTATTGTCGTTCTACTAATCTTAAGCATAACGGTCATTACGTCTCTAACGTTCGTTTCATTACTGCTGATGCTAGTAAGCCCGTTACTATCAGATTAAGAAAACAACGTGTTCTCTGCAATTACTGTTTAAAAAGATCTATGGCTCAATCTAATCTGGTTAATAAAGGCTGCTATATCTCTAACACTTCTAAGCGAAAAATACTTTCTGCTCTTACTGAAGATCGTTCAATGACCAGCATTGCTAGAGAACATAATGTATCTGTCAACACGGTTCAAAGAGTATTAGAAGTCTGCTCTTCTAAGTTCTATGATGCCTTTGATCATCTCCCTGAACACTTAGCTTTTGATGAATTTAAGGGCGT encodes:
- the ezrA gene encoding septation ring formation regulator EzrA, yielding MSSGLSILIIVILIAIIAVIATVVILNKYFNHQIAGLDALTDELKDISVEEDIKRLEKMELAGKSLETFKRWQKVYQKVDTKDVGELKHLLEQAAGLNAKFNLIKTRQLIKEATELLQTNQDNVEHSKQVFTNLLEANRDNQKHYAALSKDYQQLRKKILSQSFNYGNAIDQIEEDLATLESDFQTVKNLSGEGDHEEAKKVLVKIDTNLTTLKTDLPKVENFDQELKNVFPDQLNELSNTYRQMIKDKYKITEVDVLEEIKSLRELVDSTKKSLTKLELKKVEKNNKEISTRIDSLYDILTKEFKARPFVDKNQDKIVQILSHVGNASNQLVAKLEHVDQSYELTHGELAEARQLKSQVSRMNSDFDVDCQKLADGNGVYSQIENKWLTMLDNLKEIEKTEKKLSNDIDGLFDAEKIANDSIVHFKQEISLVYRKVERRQLPGKPESFIQMYTLVLNEVKHTDNELNQVRINMEKISSELIQIQEDIERLKKEADEILNSADLVELTMQYSNKYLSNPEIKRARKEAYDLYQNKYEYKEALDVIATALEKVEPGSYQRIEKEYYSEQEADEEE
- the rpsD gene encoding 30S ribosomal protein S4 is translated as MSRYTGPSWKRSRRLGISLSGTGKEISRRNYAPGDHGPNNRAKVSEYGQQLKEKQKLRWMFGLNERQFQNLFIRAGKIREGKHGVNFMALLERRLDNIVYRLGLASTREQARQLVNHGHILVDGKRVDIPSYEVKVGQEISLRDKSKNLQQVKDALDAVVSRPPFVSFDDSKMTGTLVRLPERDEMEPEVDEALIVEWYNKKL
- a CDS encoding universal stress protein — its product is MLKQYQHIQVAVDGSKEADVAFSKAVEVAKRNGATLEILHVVDTRAFQDVSSFDSAMVEQVSEEAKTKIEEYYNRAKDAGVKDVHYSIEFGSPKNIIAHEFPEEHNIDLIILGATGLNAVERLLIGSITEYVTRTAACDVLVIRQPAAQNEDIKKNRKN
- a CDS encoding cysteine desulfurase family protein, with translation MIYFDNSATTAVYPAALETYDKVTKDIWGNPSSLHKMGDRSHQLLEASRKQIANLLNVKPYEIFFTSSGSESDNWAIKGTALAKKEFGNHIITSSVEHAAVSNSVRALENLGFRITVLPVDKSGQVNPEDLKEALDKETILVSIMGVNNEIGTIQPIKAISKVLEDYPNVTFHVDNVQALGKDVWDEVFTDRVDLMSLSAHKFHAPRGVGILYKKEGKMIKPLIDGGGQEKALRSSTENLPAIAATAKAMRLYLADEKKNAEQELAVKNKIVSYLNGKPGIHIFSPINDNFVPSILCFSLEGIRGETLVHTLESEDIYVSTTSACSSRSGVESGTLNSMKVDDDLATGAIRLSFDPSNTIEEAEQFISVFDKIYKHFAEINHLK
- a CDS encoding pseudouridine synthase, whose amino-acid sequence is MRIDKYLANMNVGSRKEVHNLIKKKIVTVNGEVVKTPKEQVKEEDQVAVDGEKVAYQQYHYFLLNKPKGVISATEDKSQKTVLSLLKPKDRYKDIAPVGRLDKDTTGLLLLTNDGALAHELLAPNKHVTKKYRAKIAGVADEETVKVFASGMTLGDGTKLKPAELKILMQDKESDQSEIEIEIQEGKYHQIKRMFGAVGMKVIELDRISMGKLVLPANLKRGQYQEITLTDIK
- the thiI gene encoding tRNA uracil 4-sulfurtransferase ThiI; amino-acid sequence: MQYTEVMVRYGELSTKGKNRKDFIGRLAGNVTRALQDFPEIEIHPKHDRMHIVLNGAPFETIDQRLKLVFGIQTYSPTIKVDKNLDAIKKASLELMQATFKDGMTFKVNTRRSDHDFEYDTNQLNMMIGDYLFDNMDNLKVQMKKPDLVLRIEVRQDAIYISNQLLHGAGGMPVGTAGKAVMMLSGGIDSPVASYLAMKRGVEIDMVHFFSPPYTTEKALAKAKELTGILANYSGKINFIAVPFTEIQEQIKEKLPEGYLMTIQRRFMLQLADRIRAMRGGLAIFNGESVGQVASQTLESMVAINDVTSTPVLRPVATMDKTEIIKLAEQIGTFNLSIEPFEDCCTIFAPPRPKTKPKLDEARKLEDRLDAEGMIQRAIDGMEITPIYPNQKFLDDKAQEDADLL
- a CDS encoding glycerophosphodiester phosphodiesterase, with translation MNKYILVGFFILIFPFTCGFLNIAHRGDNEQGKFAEHSWVAYDRAVCAKVDYLELDLQQTADHVLVVSHDENLSRVFGIDKSIANLPYRDLITYENQNGESIHRLVDVFKRYQSSNVKFMIEPKDNSDNDINNLLSLIKKYHLQNRVLLESFSELALLKIHKSDPQIPLTQLAGDFKISPMLQYYANNFYAKKAADYLGEHNKKYLLWGIDTETQMKKYSRPEENVSGILTDYPVKLATILHENNVFKRYYEAAAYPSESISGYMYLKNGKKVYVDQVKMKDNQLFYHVKPNIWISYDNLKNSNKFAPKAQVGKIKLEHDVQVYTDPAFEKKTEKKLRKDSAWNYFAVKKMPGKTAYNLGGAQWVSQ
- a CDS encoding YueI family protein; its protein translation is MTEDLNTRLEHAAKGITPQTCPDERRRYLGSLRERVLVRMTVKETDNPALDTLFLDHLNDFKNYTILINGKMPQNKFISKLMSLCSQKDIKFTLINDETAKNEPDSTGVLVVSKTAINHYRIDINQVYAPEVPHEQLSKPKKENFWDKLFRKKD
- a CDS encoding replication-associated recombination protein A, with amino-acid sequence MQPLAYRMRPKNLDEVVGQEHLVGNKKIIRRMVEAKLLSSMILYGPPGIGKTSIASAIAGSTKYAFRKLNAATDTKKDLQIVAEEGKMSGTVILLLDEIHRLDKTKQDFLLPLLESGNIILIGATTENPYISISPAIRSRCQIFELHRLKEMDISHAIDRALKDSETGLGKYNVELTKDARNLLIEKGNGDLRATLNALELAVLSTKEEKQENADNKLVIDKAEMQDSIQFKSQNYDANGDGHYDLLSAFQKSIRGSDTDAALYYLGNLCESGDLVAICRRLLVIAYEDIGLANPPACSRAVNAVQAAQIVGLPEARIILSNSVIELCLSPKSNSAITAIDAAIGDIRNKQNDPIPDSLKDAHYKGAATLNHGVSYLYPHNFQGDWIAQQYLPNNLKNVSYFNPKGNSKVEDALKRQYLRLKKMQKDGLQK